In Brucella melitensis bv. 1 str. 16M, a genomic segment contains:
- the rpiA gene encoding ribose-5-phosphate isomerase RpiA, with protein MDEARKLKIAAAAEALTYVKDGMRLGIGTGSTAEEFVRLLAEKVKGGFRVIGVPTSERTAKLCEELGVALTTLEETPHLDLTIDGADEVDGELSLIKGGGGALLREKIVAAASDSMIVIADQSKVVETLGRFPLPIEVNRFGLGATIRAIEAAAVKCGLAGPLNLRLKDGSPFLTDGGHYIVDASFGRIPDPKTLSDALFAIPGVVEHGLFIELARAAIIAGTDGIRTMNRS; from the coding sequence ATGGATGAAGCACGCAAGCTCAAGATTGCGGCGGCAGCCGAAGCGCTGACTTATGTAAAAGACGGAATGCGGTTGGGCATCGGCACCGGCTCGACGGCGGAAGAATTTGTGCGTCTGCTGGCTGAAAAGGTGAAGGGTGGCTTTCGCGTCATTGGTGTTCCGACTTCGGAGCGCACAGCAAAACTGTGTGAGGAACTGGGCGTTGCGCTCACCACACTCGAAGAAACGCCGCATCTGGACCTGACAATTGACGGTGCGGATGAAGTTGACGGCGAACTCAGCCTTATCAAAGGCGGAGGCGGCGCGCTGCTTCGCGAGAAGATTGTTGCTGCGGCTTCCGATTCCATGATCGTGATTGCCGACCAGTCTAAAGTTGTGGAAACGCTGGGGCGTTTTCCCCTGCCGATTGAAGTCAACCGCTTCGGCCTTGGCGCGACAATCCGGGCGATTGAGGCGGCGGCTGTAAAGTGTGGTCTTGCAGGGCCGCTGAACCTGCGGTTAAAAGACGGTTCACCTTTCCTCACCGACGGTGGGCACTACATCGTGGATGCATCTTTTGGCCGCATTCCCGATCCAAAGACATTATCTGACGCTCTCTTCGCCATACCGGGCGTAGTCGAGCATGGACTTTTCATCGAACTGGCGCGT
- a CDS encoding HAD family hydrolase, with protein MSPVSQKPIIVFDLDGTLVDTAPDLLDSLNHCLAISGLKTADRGSLRRFVGQGARVMIERAFAAQQQQLDDARLDKLVEEFRAHYAAHMPGHSSFFPGALEAMDRFASNGYQLAVCTNKYEELSVKLLTSMGEAARFAAICGADTFSWRKPDPRHLIETIARAGGNRDRALMVGDSRTDIDTAKAAGIPVVAVDFGYSDLPVQHYEPSRVISHYNEFTLEMAGDLIAAVADPAQ; from the coding sequence ATGTCCCCAGTCAGCCAGAAGCCCATCATTGTTTTCGACCTCGACGGAACATTGGTGGATACAGCCCCCGACCTTCTGGACAGTCTCAACCATTGCCTTGCCATTTCCGGCCTGAAAACCGCCGACCGGGGATCGCTGCGCCGTTTTGTGGGCCAGGGCGCTCGCGTCATGATCGAGCGCGCCTTTGCCGCACAGCAGCAACAGCTCGATGACGCAAGGCTCGATAAACTGGTGGAAGAGTTTCGCGCGCATTATGCCGCACATATGCCCGGCCATTCCTCGTTCTTTCCCGGCGCGCTGGAAGCCATGGACCGTTTTGCAAGCAATGGTTATCAACTGGCCGTTTGCACCAATAAATATGAGGAACTGTCGGTCAAGCTTTTGACCTCAATGGGGGAAGCCGCGCGCTTTGCGGCCATCTGCGGCGCCGACACATTCTCCTGGCGCAAACCCGACCCACGCCATCTAATCGAAACGATCGCACGCGCTGGCGGCAATCGTGACCGCGCCTTGATGGTGGGCGACAGCCGCACCGACATAGACACGGCCAAGGCCGCAGGAATTCCCGTGGTAGCCGTGGATTTCGGATATTCGGACTTGCCGGTTCAGCATTACGAACCAAGCCGCGTCATCTCACATTATAATGAATTCACACTTGAAATGGCCGGTGATCTGATTGCCGCCGTGGCTGATCCGGCACAATGA